A genomic segment from Blastococcus sp. PRF04-17 encodes:
- a CDS encoding zinc-dependent metalloprotease, whose amino-acid sequence MSDVPFGFGKPDRDPERREPTGGNPADPFGLGALFGSVAGGGSPEDLMSKMPLFAELQKLMSWSGGPVNWDLARQGAISQLAAGHQPSSDGERAAVAEALRLADLWLDQVTDLPSGVERTAAWSRVEWVEQTLPQWGALIDPLAEKVVAAMTSALPQEAAMAFGPVAGIMGRMGGMMFGAQVGQALGKLADEVVTSTDVGLPLAPAGTAVLVPQNVAEFAAGLDRPADEVRLFLALREAASQRLFAHVPWLRQQLQDAVHAYARGITIDREAIERGLTEAMSGMEGGIDPSNPESIQQLLGSGVLEPEETPEQQMALRRLETLLALVEGWVDTVVAEAAKDRLPGHSALAETMRRRRASGGPAEQTFATLVGLELRPRRLRDAATVWGAMTQQHGADSRDRLWSHPDLLPTSDDLDEPLDFVARQGLDDELRALTADDAEPEKPEDE is encoded by the coding sequence ATGAGTGACGTGCCGTTCGGCTTCGGCAAGCCCGACCGCGATCCCGAGCGCCGGGAGCCCACCGGCGGCAACCCGGCCGACCCGTTCGGGCTCGGCGCCCTGTTCGGCTCGGTCGCCGGCGGCGGGTCGCCCGAGGACCTGATGAGCAAGATGCCGCTGTTCGCCGAGCTGCAGAAGCTGATGAGCTGGTCGGGCGGCCCGGTCAACTGGGATCTCGCCCGGCAGGGCGCCATCAGCCAGCTCGCCGCTGGGCACCAGCCCTCCTCCGACGGCGAGCGGGCCGCGGTCGCCGAGGCGCTGCGGCTGGCCGACCTCTGGCTCGACCAGGTGACCGACCTTCCGTCGGGTGTCGAGCGGACGGCGGCCTGGTCGCGGGTCGAGTGGGTGGAGCAGACGCTGCCCCAGTGGGGTGCCCTCATCGACCCGCTGGCCGAGAAGGTGGTGGCCGCGATGACCAGCGCCCTGCCCCAGGAGGCCGCGATGGCCTTCGGGCCGGTCGCCGGGATCATGGGCCGGATGGGCGGCATGATGTTCGGGGCGCAGGTCGGCCAGGCCCTCGGCAAGCTCGCCGACGAGGTGGTCACGAGCACCGACGTGGGCCTTCCCCTGGCTCCGGCGGGCACCGCGGTGCTCGTTCCGCAGAACGTGGCCGAGTTCGCCGCCGGGCTGGACCGGCCCGCCGACGAGGTGCGGCTGTTCCTCGCCCTGCGCGAGGCCGCCTCGCAGCGGCTGTTCGCCCACGTGCCGTGGCTGCGCCAGCAGCTGCAGGACGCCGTCCACGCCTACGCCCGCGGCATCACGATCGACCGCGAGGCGATCGAGCGGGGCCTCACCGAGGCGATGTCCGGCATGGAGGGCGGCATCGACCCGAGCAACCCGGAGAGCATCCAGCAGTTGCTCGGCAGCGGGGTGCTCGAGCCCGAGGAGACGCCCGAGCAGCAGATGGCGCTGCGGCGGCTGGAGACCTTGCTGGCCCTGGTCGAGGGTTGGGTGGACACCGTGGTCGCCGAAGCGGCCAAGGACCGGCTGCCGGGCCACTCGGCGCTCGCCGAGACCATGCGCCGGCGCCGCGCCTCGGGTGGTCCGGCCGAGCAGACCTTCGCCACCCTCGTCGGGCTGGAGCTGCGGCCCCGCCGGCTCCGCGACGCCGCCACCGTGTGGGGCGCGATGACCCAGCAGCACGGGGCCGATTCCCGCGACCGGCTCTGGTCGCACCCGGACCTGCTGCCGACGTCCGACGACCTCGACGAGCCGCTGGACTTCGTGGCCCGGCAGGGTCTGGACGACGAGCTGCGAGCGCTGACGGCGGACGACGCCGAGCCGGAGAAGCCCGAGGACGAGTAA
- a CDS encoding ABC1 kinase family protein, producing MSDEGPVMPRGSVSRTARLASLPLGAAGRATLGLGKRLSGRPADAVTAELQQRTAEQLFAVLGQLKGGAMKLGQTLSVFEAAVPEEVAAPYREALVKLQEEAPPMPVRTVHAVLAQQLGGTWRQRFREFDDQPAAAASIGQVHRATWRDGRDVAVKIQYPGAATALMADLNQLARFARLFAALFPGLDVKPLIAELKARVVEELDYTLEADAQRQFAAAYAGDEQVAVPRVVASAPKVIVSEWLDGTPLSRIITEGTREQRDHAGHLLAVLHFSAPQRAGLLHADPHPGNFRLLADGRLGVIDFGATARLPDGHPEPIGRLLRWALAGKADEVLADLRTEGFVRPSMEVDAQGVLEYLSPLLDPLRDRHFHFTRAWMQEQAARIADPRNDASRLGRQLNLPPAYLLIHRVTIGSIGVLCQLDAAGDFRGVLEEWLPGFVE from the coding sequence GTGAGCGACGAAGGACCGGTGATGCCGCGCGGCTCGGTCTCGCGGACGGCGCGGCTGGCCTCGCTCCCTCTCGGAGCCGCGGGTCGCGCCACGCTCGGGCTCGGCAAGCGACTCTCGGGCCGACCCGCCGACGCCGTCACCGCGGAGCTGCAGCAGCGCACCGCGGAGCAGCTGTTCGCCGTCCTCGGCCAGCTCAAGGGCGGGGCGATGAAGCTCGGCCAGACCCTCTCCGTCTTCGAGGCCGCCGTGCCCGAGGAGGTCGCCGCGCCGTACCGCGAGGCACTGGTGAAGCTCCAGGAGGAGGCGCCGCCGATGCCGGTGCGCACCGTGCACGCGGTGCTGGCCCAGCAGCTCGGCGGCACGTGGCGGCAACGCTTCCGCGAGTTCGACGACCAGCCCGCAGCGGCCGCCAGCATCGGCCAGGTGCACCGTGCCACGTGGCGGGACGGCCGCGACGTCGCCGTGAAGATCCAGTACCCCGGTGCGGCGACGGCGCTGATGGCCGATCTCAACCAGCTGGCCCGCTTCGCGCGACTGTTTGCCGCTCTCTTCCCGGGCCTGGACGTCAAGCCGCTGATCGCCGAGCTCAAGGCGCGGGTGGTCGAGGAACTGGACTACACCCTGGAGGCCGACGCACAGCGCCAGTTCGCCGCCGCCTACGCAGGGGACGAACAGGTCGCCGTCCCCCGCGTCGTCGCCAGCGCACCCAAGGTGATCGTGTCCGAGTGGCTCGACGGCACGCCGCTGTCGCGGATCATCACCGAGGGCACCCGCGAGCAGCGCGACCACGCCGGGCACCTGCTGGCAGTGCTGCACTTCTCGGCACCGCAGCGCGCCGGCCTGCTGCACGCCGACCCGCATCCGGGCAACTTCCGGCTGCTCGCCGACGGCCGGCTGGGGGTCATCGACTTCGGCGCCACCGCGCGCCTGCCCGACGGCCACCCCGAGCCGATCGGCCGGCTGCTGCGCTGGGCGCTGGCGGGCAAGGCCGACGAGGTGCTCGCCGACCTGCGCACCGAGGGGTTCGTGCGGCCGAGCATGGAGGTCGACGCGCAGGGCGTGCTGGAGTACCTCAGCCCGCTGCTGGACCCGCTGCGCGACCGCCACTTCCACTTCACCCGGGCGTGGATGCAGGAGCAGGCCGCGCGGATCGCCGATCCGCGCAACGACGCGAGCCGGCTGGGTCGGCAGCTCAACCTGCCGCCGGCGTACCTCCTGATCCACCGGGTGACCATCGGATCGATCGGCGTGCTGTGCCAGCTCGACGCGGCCGGCGACTTCCGCGGCGTCCTGGAGGAATGGCTCCCCGGCTTCGTCGAGTGA
- a CDS encoding ATP-dependent helicase, which translates to MTQTDAARAGAPTRAEAVLDALDDEQRSAAQAVSGPVCILAGAGTGKTRTITHRIAYGVHTGVYVPEQVLAVTFTARAAGELRGRLAALDVGGVQARTFHAAAMRQLRYFAPRVLGGPMPGLVENKLRLVASAASRSRLSTDRTSLRDLASEIEWAKTTLATPDDYPARAKAAGREPPFEAAAVAAVYASYESAKQRDGALDFEDLLLVTAYALEEHPDVARQVRGQYRHFVVDEYQDVNPLQQRLLDAWLGGRADVCVVGDPNQTIYSFTGADPDYLLGFADRYPDAEVVKLERDYRSTPQVVALANRLIGQAPRRKGLPGLRLLGQRADGVEPTFVEYPDEPAEAAAVAARCRALVDEGTPAAEIAVLFRINAQSEVYENALTDVGVPYVLKGGERFFERPEVREAVLLLRGAAAGGSEPGALVPTVRDVLASTGWVEHRPPAGGAARDRWQSLAALVDLAVDLVAENPALDLPGFVAHLAERANAQHAPTVQGVTLASMHAAKGLEWDAVFVVGLVDGVVPIAQSLSRPEAVEEERRLLYVAVTRAREQLALSWSLARNPGAKRARPRSRFLTGLAPDSGPTAPAGRRPAKKQKVVLEGEAGELFERLRAWRSQAAQSASVPAYVVFTDATLQAIAETRPGSLRELSGLPGIGARKLELYGADVLAAVSG; encoded by the coding sequence ATGACGCAGACCGACGCCGCGCGCGCCGGCGCCCCCACCCGTGCCGAGGCCGTGCTGGACGCGCTGGACGACGAGCAGCGCAGCGCCGCGCAGGCGGTCAGCGGGCCGGTCTGCATCCTGGCCGGGGCCGGAACCGGCAAGACGCGCACGATCACCCACCGCATCGCCTACGGCGTCCACACCGGCGTCTACGTGCCCGAGCAGGTGCTGGCGGTGACCTTCACCGCGCGGGCGGCGGGTGAGCTCCGCGGTCGGCTGGCCGCACTGGACGTCGGCGGCGTGCAGGCCCGCACCTTCCACGCCGCGGCCATGCGCCAGCTCCGCTACTTCGCCCCCCGGGTGCTCGGCGGCCCGATGCCCGGCCTGGTGGAGAACAAGCTGCGGCTGGTCGCGTCGGCGGCGAGCCGCTCGCGGCTGTCGACCGACCGCACCAGCCTGCGCGACCTCGCCAGCGAGATCGAGTGGGCGAAGACGACGCTCGCCACCCCTGACGACTACCCGGCACGGGCGAAGGCCGCCGGCCGCGAGCCGCCGTTCGAGGCGGCCGCCGTGGCCGCGGTCTACGCGAGCTACGAGTCGGCCAAGCAGCGCGACGGCGCCCTCGACTTCGAGGACCTGCTGCTGGTGACCGCCTACGCGCTGGAGGAGCACCCCGACGTCGCCCGCCAGGTGCGCGGGCAGTACCGGCACTTCGTCGTCGACGAGTACCAGGACGTCAACCCGCTGCAGCAGCGGCTCCTGGACGCATGGCTGGGCGGGCGCGCCGACGTCTGCGTCGTCGGGGACCCGAACCAGACGATCTACAGCTTCACCGGCGCCGACCCCGACTACCTGCTCGGGTTCGCCGACCGCTATCCCGACGCCGAGGTGGTCAAGCTCGAGCGCGACTACCGCTCGACGCCTCAGGTGGTGGCCCTGGCCAACCGGCTGATCGGCCAGGCCCCCAGGCGCAAGGGCCTGCCCGGTCTGCGGCTCCTCGGCCAGCGGGCCGACGGGGTCGAGCCCACCTTCGTCGAGTACCCCGACGAGCCGGCCGAGGCCGCGGCTGTCGCCGCCCGCTGCAGGGCGCTCGTCGACGAGGGGACGCCGGCCGCCGAGATCGCCGTCCTCTTCCGGATCAACGCCCAGTCCGAGGTCTACGAGAACGCGCTGACCGACGTCGGGGTGCCGTACGTGCTCAAGGGCGGGGAGCGGTTCTTCGAGCGCCCCGAGGTGCGCGAGGCGGTGCTGCTGCTGCGCGGTGCCGCGGCGGGCGGCAGCGAGCCGGGAGCACTGGTGCCCACGGTCCGCGACGTCCTCGCCTCCACCGGCTGGGTCGAGCACCGGCCGCCGGCCGGCGGCGCCGCCCGCGACCGGTGGCAGTCGCTGGCCGCGCTGGTGGATCTCGCGGTCGACCTCGTGGCCGAGAACCCGGCGCTCGACCTGCCCGGCTTCGTGGCGCACCTGGCGGAGCGCGCGAACGCGCAGCACGCGCCCACCGTCCAGGGCGTCACCCTGGCGTCGATGCACGCCGCCAAGGGCCTGGAGTGGGACGCGGTCTTCGTGGTGGGGCTCGTCGACGGCGTCGTCCCGATCGCGCAGTCGCTCTCCCGGCCCGAGGCCGTCGAGGAGGAACGGCGGCTGCTCTACGTGGCGGTCACCCGGGCCCGGGAGCAGCTGGCCCTCTCGTGGTCGCTGGCCCGCAACCCGGGCGCGAAGCGGGCCCGGCCGCGCAGCCGGTTCCTCACCGGGCTGGCGCCGGACTCCGGTCCGACCGCGCCCGCCGGCCGGCGCCCGGCGAAGAAGCAGAAGGTCGTGCTGGAGGGCGAGGCCGGCGAGCTGTTCGAGCGGCTGCGCGCATGGCGCAGCCAGGCGGCCCAGTCCGCGTCGGTCCCGGCTTACGTCGTGTTCACCGACGCGACGCTGCAGGCCATCGCGGAGACCCGTCCCGGCAGCCTCCGCGAGCTGTCTGGTCTGCCCGGGATCGGCGCCCGCAAGCTCGAGCTCTACGGCGCGGACGTGCTGGCCGCCGTCAGCGGCTGA
- a CDS encoding DUF5679 domain-containing protein, with protein MAESYNGYCVKCKEKRDFDGEVKVSESGRRMAQGTCPVCGTKMNRILGKA; from the coding sequence GTGGCGGAGAGCTACAACGGCTACTGCGTGAAGTGCAAGGAGAAGCGCGACTTCGACGGCGAGGTCAAGGTCAGCGAATCCGGTCGCCGCATGGCGCAGGGCACCTGCCCCGTGTGCGGCACCAAGATGAACCGGATCCTCGGGAAGGCCTAG
- a CDS encoding mycoredoxin: MSAAPTPDTAAVTMFTTTWCGYCVRLKKLMQREGIEFAEVDIEQDDQAAQLVMQANGGNRTVPTLLFTDGTALTNPSIDQVKAQLGRAAEA; this comes from the coding sequence ATGAGCGCCGCCCCCACTCCCGACACCGCTGCTGTCACCATGTTCACGACGACGTGGTGCGGCTACTGCGTCCGGCTCAAGAAGCTGATGCAGCGTGAGGGGATCGAGTTCGCCGAGGTGGACATCGAGCAGGACGACCAGGCTGCGCAGCTGGTGATGCAGGCCAACGGCGGCAACCGCACGGTGCCGACGCTGCTGTTCACCGACGGCACCGCTCTGACCAACCCGAGCATCGACCAGGTGAAGGCCCAGCTGGGCCGAGCCGCGGAGGCGTGA
- a CDS encoding M48 metallopeptidase family protein: MPGSTPDASASLGPAGALPVGGMPVGGMRRAVPASRKGHGAAETGGMPVPGTEGDVVEVRRSARRRRTVTAYRELGRTVVLIPAAFSPAEERRWVAQMVAKLQTREERRRKSLGGDEELMVRARALSAAHLDGLAEPVSVRWVDNQHRRWGSCTPADRSIRLSSRLRSMPDYVVDYVLVHELVHLLEPGHDENFWALVARYPKAERARGFLEGVELAATAGAAAGDALDLVD, encoded by the coding sequence GTGCCCGGATCGACTCCCGACGCGTCGGCGTCCCTCGGCCCGGCCGGCGCCCTGCCGGTCGGTGGAATGCCGGTCGGCGGAATGCGGCGTGCGGTGCCGGCGTCCCGCAAGGGCCACGGAGCGGCCGAGACCGGGGGGATGCCCGTTCCGGGCACCGAGGGCGACGTCGTCGAGGTGCGGCGCAGCGCCCGCCGGCGCCGCACGGTCACCGCCTACCGCGAGCTGGGCCGCACGGTCGTGCTCATCCCCGCCGCGTTCAGCCCGGCGGAGGAGCGGCGCTGGGTCGCCCAGATGGTCGCCAAGCTGCAGACCCGCGAGGAGCGACGCAGGAAGTCGCTCGGCGGCGACGAGGAGCTCATGGTGCGCGCCCGGGCGCTCTCGGCGGCCCACCTGGACGGGCTGGCCGAGCCGGTCAGCGTGCGCTGGGTGGACAACCAGCACCGCCGCTGGGGCTCCTGCACCCCGGCCGACCGCAGCATCCGGCTGTCGAGCCGGTTGCGCTCGATGCCCGACTACGTCGTCGACTACGTGCTCGTGCACGAGCTCGTCCACCTGCTCGAGCCCGGCCACGACGAGAACTTCTGGGCGCTGGTCGCCCGGTACCCGAAGGCCGAGCGGGCGCGCGGGTTCCTGGAGGGCGTCGAGCTCGCCGCCACCGCCGGCGCCGCGGCCGGGGACGCCCTCGACCTCGTCGACTGA
- a CDS encoding ThiF family adenylyltransferase yields MSETSHPLLPAAVPLLRDGRDAVQVGGVDSSDGVLLGPDGARLAALLRTLDGRRARRAVLADAAAQGLDPASIARVLDGLRSAELLVDLDPADLLAADAGPAAAARTGAELHSALGRVPGAWRARRSAVVVVEGATRVGVPLAAVLAASGVGRVSVADSGLTAAADAVVGGLSADDEGRPRSLAAADAVRRASPLTDLRPPPPGAAADLVVLARPWAASDPLVAGIHRAGVPHLVATVRGETGVVGPFVVPGRTSCLRCADLHRRDADPRWPRLAAQLTATEAPPSGATVTCLMTAAIAALQVLAFLDGSSAPSTLDATVELAPPHLLPRARSWLAHRGCDCGAAARTDRPTWTATRPGDATAPPAGADEARQGTMGG; encoded by the coding sequence GTGAGCGAGACCTCCCATCCTCTGCTGCCTGCCGCCGTCCCCCTGCTGCGCGACGGCCGGGACGCCGTGCAGGTCGGGGGTGTCGACTCCTCCGACGGTGTCCTCCTCGGCCCCGACGGCGCGCGGCTGGCTGCGCTGCTGCGGACCCTGGACGGGCGGCGCGCCCGGCGCGCCGTGCTCGCCGACGCGGCCGCCCAGGGGCTGGACCCCGCGAGCATCGCCCGTGTGCTGGACGGGCTGCGGTCGGCGGAGCTGCTCGTGGACCTCGACCCGGCCGACCTGCTCGCCGCGGACGCCGGCCCGGCGGCCGCGGCCCGCACGGGAGCGGAGCTGCACTCGGCGCTCGGGCGAGTGCCGGGGGCGTGGCGGGCGCGTCGCAGCGCTGTCGTGGTGGTGGAGGGCGCGACGCGGGTCGGCGTGCCGTTGGCCGCGGTGCTCGCCGCCAGCGGCGTGGGCCGGGTGAGCGTCGCGGACTCCGGGCTCACGGCAGCGGCGGACGCCGTCGTCGGCGGGCTGAGCGCCGACGACGAGGGCCGGCCCCGCTCGCTGGCCGCGGCCGACGCCGTCCGCCGGGCCAGTCCCCTGACCGACCTGCGACCGCCGCCGCCGGGTGCAGCGGCGGACCTGGTGGTGCTCGCCCGGCCGTGGGCGGCGTCGGATCCGCTGGTGGCGGGCATCCACCGAGCCGGCGTACCGCACCTGGTCGCGACGGTCCGTGGGGAGACCGGAGTCGTCGGCCCGTTCGTCGTCCCGGGGAGGACGAGCTGCCTGCGGTGCGCCGATCTGCACCGGCGGGACGCCGACCCACGGTGGCCGCGGCTGGCCGCCCAGCTCACCGCGACCGAGGCGCCGCCGAGCGGCGCGACGGTGACCTGCCTGATGACCGCGGCCATCGCGGCACTCCAGGTGCTGGCCTTCCTCGACGGGAGCAGCGCCCCGTCGACACTCGACGCGACGGTCGAGCTGGCTCCGCCGCACCTCCTCCCCCGAGCCCGGTCCTGGCTCGCGCACCGGGGGTGCGACTGCGGGGCGGCTGCGCGCACCGACCGGCCCACGTGGACAGCCACCCGCCCGGGCGACGCCACCGCCCCTCCTGCGGGCGCGGACGAGGCCCGGCAGGGAACAATGGGCGGCTGA
- a CDS encoding ANTAR domain-containing protein — protein MIPGPRPSKGHDSPSAGRDRDAGERTPAEGSRPSAGDHGEHAKPCTPVSLTRTARGWTVVSPTGIDLAADLVEGMSLADLVAEELGTLTEPDRTARRSARGAPQSPEDDDPVDARVAALERTVAQLEHALAARVSTERAIGVLAERHGISARAAFETLRRDARSHGRPVVELAREVLDSLATDGQRAPEPTPPPPSSADGGPQGRSVPAPAGRRPGAVCAPVVPPVPRVPAASMTAVADGRS, from the coding sequence GTGATCCCCGGTCCCCGGCCCTCGAAGGGGCACGACAGCCCCTCTGCGGGCCGCGACCGCGACGCAGGAGAGAGAACTCCGGCGGAGGGCTCGCGCCCGAGTGCCGGTGATCACGGCGAGCACGCGAAGCCCTGCACGCCCGTCTCGCTCACCCGCACCGCGCGCGGCTGGACCGTCGTCTCCCCCACCGGCATCGATCTGGCGGCCGACCTGGTCGAGGGCATGTCGCTCGCCGACCTCGTCGCCGAGGAGCTCGGCACGCTGACCGAGCCCGATCGCACGGCCCGCCGCTCCGCCCGTGGCGCTCCGCAGTCCCCCGAGGACGACGACCCGGTGGACGCCCGCGTGGCGGCCCTGGAGCGGACGGTCGCCCAGCTCGAGCACGCCCTCGCTGCCCGGGTCTCGACCGAACGCGCCATCGGCGTGCTCGCCGAGCGGCACGGCATCAGCGCACGGGCGGCCTTCGAGACGCTCCGGCGCGACGCGCGGTCGCACGGCCGACCGGTGGTCGAGCTGGCCCGCGAGGTGCTCGACAGCCTGGCGACCGACGGCCAGCGCGCACCCGAGCCGACTCCCCCGCCACCCTCCTCGGCCGACGGTGGGCCCCAGGGGCGCTCCGTCCCGGCCCCCGCCGGACGCCGTCCCGGCGCCGTGTGCGCTCCGGTCGTCCCGCCGGTGCCGCGCGTGCCGGCCGCCTCGATGACCGCCGTCGCGGACGGCCGGTCCTGA
- the nudC gene encoding NAD(+) diphosphatase: protein MSVPAGGSTPADNPPPGERPAREAWPEGSPASAGAVPVLARIAHDRAHLARSLPDPAGGRPVRVLTVDARRTVPVEEGPDGPRLLWDERRELPSGAVFLGTADGVAFAAVRGERSPSVGGRPVDTWSGLRELGAELGDLDAGLLVEAIGILEWHERNRFSPLTGAATTIERSGWVQRDPTTGTELFPRTDPAVIMLVHDGGDRVVLGRQAVWPPGRFSILAGFVEPGESAEGAVAREVAEEVGLTVTDIRYVGSQPWPFPQSLMLGFVARADGDRELRLDPDEIEEARWFTRDELRSGEGPRALPPPVSIARHILDRWVAGEFD, encoded by the coding sequence ATGAGCGTTCCCGCGGGCGGCAGCACTCCGGCGGACAACCCGCCGCCGGGTGAGCGGCCGGCGCGCGAGGCGTGGCCGGAGGGCAGCCCCGCGTCGGCCGGCGCCGTCCCCGTGCTGGCCCGGATCGCGCACGACCGGGCGCACCTCGCCCGGTCGCTGCCCGACCCGGCCGGCGGCCGGCCGGTGCGGGTGCTCACCGTCGACGCCAGGCGGACGGTTCCCGTCGAGGAGGGCCCGGACGGTCCGCGGCTGCTGTGGGACGAGCGCCGGGAGTTGCCGTCCGGAGCGGTGTTCCTGGGCACGGCGGACGGCGTCGCCTTCGCGGCGGTCCGCGGCGAGCGATCGCCGAGCGTGGGCGGCCGTCCGGTCGACACCTGGTCGGGCCTGCGCGAGCTCGGTGCCGAGCTCGGTGACCTGGACGCCGGACTGCTGGTCGAGGCCATCGGCATCCTGGAGTGGCACGAGCGCAACCGGTTCAGCCCGCTGACGGGTGCGGCGACCACGATCGAGCGGTCCGGCTGGGTGCAGCGCGACCCCACCACGGGCACCGAGCTGTTCCCCCGGACCGACCCCGCGGTGATCATGCTCGTGCACGACGGCGGTGACCGCGTCGTCCTCGGCCGCCAGGCGGTGTGGCCGCCCGGCCGGTTCTCCATCCTGGCCGGATTCGTGGAGCCGGGTGAGTCGGCGGAAGGCGCGGTGGCCCGGGAGGTGGCCGAGGAGGTCGGGCTGACCGTCACCGACATCCGGTACGTCGGGAGCCAGCCGTGGCCCTTCCCGCAGTCGCTGATGCTGGGCTTCGTCGCCCGGGCGGACGGCGACCGCGAGCTGCGGCTGGACCCCGACGAGATCGAGGAGGCCCGCTGGTTCACCCGCGACGAACTGCGCTCCGGTGAAGGTCCCCGCGCCCTGCCGCCGCCGGTCTCGATCGCCCGGCACATCCTGGACCGGTGGGTGGCCGGCGAGTTCGACTAG
- a CDS encoding YlbL family protein has translation MTRRTAVLTAGVVLLVLFGLLGTTLPVPYVAQVPGPTFNTLGDIDGEPIIRIVGREPNEVQGNLNLTTVGVSRGGLSLVQAVRGWFDDEVSVVPEEAVYPPDQTEEDTRRANRQAFLTSEQAAQSVALGHLGYPVKVVVQGFAEDSPSEGALEEGDALEAIDGRPTPDTEALDEVLSSIPGGTEITVSYTRLGEPGTATVTTKRAEDRQGSLLGITILEQPSAPFDVDIQVEDVGGPSAGLMLALGILDLVGDDDLTGGAVIAGSGTISMDGEVGPIGGIALKMVAAAEIDAELFLVPAGNCAEALAADDPGFPLAKVATLEDALEALADFGAGRTPETC, from the coding sequence GTGACCCGTCGGACTGCCGTCCTCACCGCCGGTGTCGTGCTCCTGGTGCTGTTCGGCCTGCTCGGCACGACGCTGCCCGTGCCGTACGTCGCCCAGGTGCCCGGGCCGACGTTCAACACCCTCGGTGACATCGACGGCGAGCCGATCATCCGCATCGTGGGCCGGGAGCCGAACGAGGTCCAGGGCAACCTGAACCTCACCACGGTGGGCGTCAGCAGGGGCGGGCTCAGCCTCGTCCAGGCCGTCCGTGGCTGGTTCGACGACGAGGTGAGCGTCGTCCCCGAGGAGGCGGTCTACCCGCCGGACCAGACCGAGGAGGACACCCGCCGCGCCAATCGCCAGGCGTTCCTCACCTCGGAGCAGGCGGCGCAGAGCGTCGCCCTCGGGCACCTGGGCTACCCGGTGAAGGTCGTCGTCCAGGGGTTCGCGGAGGACTCGCCCTCGGAGGGCGCACTCGAGGAGGGTGACGCGCTCGAGGCGATCGACGGCCGTCCGACACCGGACACCGAGGCACTCGACGAGGTGCTCAGCTCCATCCCGGGTGGCACGGAGATCACCGTGTCCTACACGCGGCTCGGCGAGCCCGGCACCGCGACGGTCACCACGAAACGGGCGGAGGACCGCCAGGGGTCGCTGCTCGGGATCACCATCCTCGAGCAGCCGTCGGCCCCGTTCGACGTCGACATCCAGGTGGAGGACGTCGGAGGTCCCTCGGCCGGCCTGATGCTCGCCCTGGGCATCCTCGACCTGGTCGGGGACGACGACCTGACCGGCGGCGCCGTGATCGCGGGGAGCGGCACGATCAGCATGGACGGCGAGGTCGGCCCGATCGGCGGTATCGCGCTGAAGATGGTGGCCGCTGCCGAGATCGACGCGGAGCTCTTCCTGGTGCCGGCGGGCAACTGCGCCGAGGCGCTGGCCGCCGACGATCCCGGCTTCCCGCTGGCCAAGGTCGCGACCCTGGAGGACGCGCTGGAGGCACTCGCCGACTTCGGGGCCGGCCGGACCCCCGAGACCTGCTGA
- a CDS encoding WhiB family transcriptional regulator, which produces MEDPELWFAESPAQLEQAKVLCGDCPIRDACLAGALDRAEPWGVWGGEIFERGAVIARKRPRGRPRKVVAA; this is translated from the coding sequence GTGGAGGACCCGGAGCTGTGGTTCGCCGAGAGCCCTGCCCAGCTCGAACAGGCCAAGGTCCTGTGCGGCGACTGCCCGATCCGGGACGCCTGCCTCGCCGGCGCCCTGGACCGCGCCGAGCCCTGGGGTGTCTGGGGCGGCGAGATCTTCGAGCGCGGCGCGGTCATCGCGCGGAAGCGGCCGCGGGGACGCCCCCGCAAGGTTGTCGCCGCGTGA
- a CDS encoding uridine kinase, giving the protein MRSGRPAGAARAGRLDDRRRGRPVLTRPEPLTPEALATRLSELLAGTPADPGTAALRVAVDGPDVAAPDRLAAAVAEQLPALGRPAVVVPATGFYRPASLRLEHGRTDPDARYTDWLDGGALAREVLNPLGPGGTGMYLPALWDLERDRAVRAVPQPMPADGVLLVPGALLQGIGLAFDVVVHLRVGPAARRRLTPPDQAWELPAFDRYDDEVDPVSLADAVVLADHPARPALLLAGRYAG; this is encoded by the coding sequence GTGCGCTCCGGTCGTCCCGCCGGTGCCGCGCGTGCCGGCCGCCTCGATGACCGCCGTCGCGGACGGCCGGTCCTGACCCGGCCGGAGCCGCTCACCCCGGAGGCCCTGGCCACGCGCCTGTCCGAGCTCCTCGCCGGCACACCGGCCGATCCCGGCACGGCAGCCCTGCGCGTCGCCGTCGACGGGCCGGACGTCGCCGCGCCCGACCGGCTCGCCGCAGCCGTCGCCGAGCAGCTGCCGGCGCTCGGGCGTCCGGCGGTCGTGGTCCCGGCCACCGGGTTCTACCGGCCGGCCTCGCTGCGTCTCGAGCACGGCCGCACCGATCCCGACGCCCGCTACACCGACTGGCTGGACGGCGGAGCACTCGCCCGGGAGGTGCTGAACCCCCTCGGCCCGGGCGGAACCGGGATGTACCTACCTGCTCTGTGGGACCTCGAGCGGGACCGCGCGGTGCGAGCCGTGCCGCAGCCGATGCCGGCCGACGGGGTGCTGCTGGTGCCCGGCGCGCTGCTGCAGGGCATCGGGCTGGCCTTCGACGTCGTGGTCCACCTGCGGGTCGGGCCGGCCGCCCGTCGCCGTCTCACCCCTCCGGACCAGGCCTGGGAGCTCCCCGCGTTCGACCGGTACGACGACGAGGTGGACCCGGTCTCGCTCGCCGACGCCGTCGTCCTCGCCGACCATCCTGCGCGTCCGGCGCTCCTCCTGGCCGGCCGCTACGCCGGCTAG